Proteins encoded together in one Micromonospora auratinigra window:
- a CDS encoding MbtH family protein gives MAEPRFLVVRNDEEQYSIWSAERELPAGWHDAGFAGSREECLAHIDTVWTDMRPRSVREATS, from the coding sequence ATGGCCGAGCCCCGTTTCCTGGTCGTGCGCAACGACGAGGAGCAGTACTCGATCTGGTCGGCCGAGCGCGAACTGCCCGCGGGCTGGCACGACGCCGGCTTCGCCGGCAGCCGTGAGGAGTGCCTGGCGCACATCGACACCGTCTGGACCGACATGCGTCCCCGCTCGGTGCGCGAGGCCACCTCATGA